From Thalassotalea euphylliae, the proteins below share one genomic window:
- the uvrA gene encoding excinuclease ABC subunit UvrA, with product MQNIEVRGARTHNLKNINLEIPRDKLIVITGLSGSGKSSLAFDTLYAEGQRRYVESLSAYARQFLSLMEKPDVDHIEGLSPAISIEQKSTSHNPRSTVGTITEIYDYLRLLYARVGEPRCPTHYEPLAAQTVSQMVDKVLSLDEGTKVMILAPVLQNRKGEHVKLLDNLAAQGYIRARIDGEVCDLSDPPTLELHKKHTIEVVVDRLKVRDDIQLRLSESFETALELTAGTAKVAFMDEPDREELLFSANFACPHCGYSMQELEPRLFSFNNPAGACQTCDGLGIQQFFDPNRVITNPELSLAGGAIRGWDKRNFYYFQMLQALADHYQFTVDTPFEELPEKIRKLVLYGSGKETIEFKYMNDRGDIVVRNHPFEGILNNMQRRYKETESNAVREELAKYLNSQHCGDCGGSRLRLEARNVFVGEQPLQDIAELSTADALAFFQQLNLTGQKGAIAEKILKEINDRLGFLVNVGLNYLNLSRSADTLSGGEAQRIRLASQIGAGLVGVMYVLDEPSIGLHQRDNERLLGTLTHLRDLGNTVIVVEHDEDAIREADHVIDIGPGAGVHGGEVIASGTLEDIVNNEHSLTGKYLSGKELIEVPKKRTPFDKKAVVELKGATGNNLKNVDLTIPVGLMTCITGVSGSGKSTLINDTLYKIAHTELNNATTQEPSPYKSIEGLDQLDKVIDIDQSPIGRTPRSNPATYTGIFTAVRDIFAATQESRSRGYKPGRFSFNVKGGRCEACQGDGVIKVEMHFLPDVYVPCDECKGKRYNRETLEVKYKGKSIHEVLDMTIEDALEFFNAIPAVKRKLQTLMDVGLSYITLGQSATTLSGGEAQRVKLAKELSKRDTGKTLYILDEPTTGLHFHDIKQLLQVIHRLRDHGNTIVVIEHNLDVVKTADWIVDLGPEGGSGGGEILVTGSPEQVAEHPSSHTARFLKPLL from the coding sequence ATGCAAAACATTGAAGTAAGAGGCGCTCGTACTCATAATCTCAAGAACATCAATTTAGAAATTCCTCGCGATAAACTCATTGTTATCACAGGTTTATCTGGTTCGGGTAAATCATCATTGGCGTTCGATACACTGTATGCCGAAGGGCAGCGCCGCTATGTTGAATCACTTTCTGCTTACGCTCGCCAATTCTTATCCTTAATGGAAAAGCCTGATGTTGATCACATTGAAGGCTTATCACCCGCAATTTCTATTGAGCAGAAATCCACCTCCCACAACCCGCGTTCGACGGTCGGCACCATCACCGAAATCTACGATTACTTGCGCTTGCTTTACGCCCGGGTTGGCGAGCCACGTTGCCCAACCCATTATGAACCACTCGCGGCGCAAACCGTGTCACAAATGGTAGACAAAGTATTGTCGTTAGATGAAGGCACAAAGGTGATGATCCTTGCGCCTGTGCTGCAAAACCGTAAAGGTGAGCATGTAAAACTGCTCGATAACCTTGCCGCTCAAGGCTACATTCGCGCGCGTATTGATGGCGAAGTCTGTGATCTGTCTGATCCACCGACGTTAGAACTACACAAAAAGCACACCATTGAAGTCGTGGTGGACCGCTTAAAAGTACGTGACGATATTCAGCTACGCTTGTCGGAATCATTCGAAACGGCATTAGAGCTGACCGCTGGCACCGCCAAAGTCGCTTTTATGGACGAGCCTGATCGCGAAGAGCTGCTATTCTCGGCTAACTTTGCCTGTCCTCACTGTGGTTACAGCATGCAGGAGTTGGAGCCGCGTTTATTCTCATTCAACAACCCAGCTGGCGCTTGTCAAACCTGTGATGGGTTAGGTATTCAGCAGTTCTTTGACCCTAATCGCGTGATCACTAACCCTGAGCTTAGCCTGGCTGGTGGCGCGATTCGCGGTTGGGACAAACGCAATTTTTACTACTTCCAAATGCTGCAAGCCCTAGCCGATCATTACCAATTTACGGTTGATACGCCATTTGAAGAGCTCCCGGAAAAAATCCGCAAACTCGTATTGTACGGCAGTGGCAAAGAAACGATTGAGTTCAAGTATATGAATGATCGCGGCGATATTGTGGTGCGCAATCACCCGTTCGAAGGTATTTTGAACAATATGCAGCGCCGCTACAAAGAAACTGAATCGAATGCAGTGCGTGAAGAGCTGGCGAAATACCTTAACAGCCAACATTGTGGCGACTGTGGTGGCTCGCGATTACGCCTTGAAGCGCGTAACGTATTTGTAGGTGAGCAGCCACTGCAAGATATTGCGGAACTTTCCACTGCTGATGCCCTCGCTTTTTTCCAGCAGCTCAATTTAACGGGGCAAAAAGGCGCAATTGCCGAGAAAATTTTAAAAGAAATCAACGATCGCTTAGGCTTCTTGGTCAACGTTGGCTTGAACTATCTAAACCTATCACGCAGTGCCGACACGCTTTCCGGTGGTGAAGCCCAGCGCATTCGCTTAGCGAGCCAAATTGGTGCTGGCTTAGTGGGCGTTATGTACGTGCTGGATGAACCCTCTATCGGTTTGCATCAGCGTGATAACGAGCGTTTACTTGGCACCTTAACTCATCTGCGTGATTTAGGTAACACTGTGATTGTGGTTGAGCATGATGAAGATGCCATTCGCGAAGCAGACCACGTTATCGATATTGGCCCGGGTGCTGGTGTCCATGGTGGTGAAGTGATCGCTTCCGGTACGCTGGAAGACATTGTCAATAATGAGCACTCACTAACGGGTAAATACCTTTCAGGTAAAGAGCTGATTGAAGTACCGAAAAAACGCACACCATTTGATAAAAAAGCCGTGGTTGAGTTAAAAGGTGCGACAGGTAACAACCTCAAGAATGTTGATTTAACTATCCCCGTTGGCCTAATGACCTGTATTACTGGGGTTTCCGGCTCAGGTAAATCGACACTTATCAATGATACCTTGTATAAAATTGCCCATACCGAGCTCAATAATGCCACTACGCAGGAGCCATCGCCTTACAAGTCAATTGAAGGCTTAGATCAGCTCGATAAAGTCATTGATATTGACCAAAGCCCGATTGGTCGTACACCGCGCTCAAACCCTGCGACCTACACAGGTATTTTCACCGCTGTGCGTGATATTTTTGCGGCGACACAAGAGTCTCGCTCGCGCGGTTACAAGCCGGGGCGTTTTAGCTTTAATGTCAAGGGCGGTCGCTGTGAAGCGTGCCAAGGTGATGGTGTGATTAAAGTGGAAATGCACTTTTTGCCAGACGTTTACGTACCGTGTGACGAGTGTAAAGGTAAGCGCTACAACCGCGAAACGCTGGAAGTAAAATACAAAGGCAAGAGTATTCACGAAGTACTGGATATGACCATCGAAGACGCCCTTGAGTTCTTCAATGCCATTCCAGCGGTGAAGCGCAAACTACAAACCTTAATGGACGTCGGTTTAAGCTATATCACGCTTGGCCAGTCGGCCACAACGCTATCGGGTGGTGAAGCGCAGCGCGTGAAACTCGCCAAAGAGCTGTCCAAACGCGACACAGGTAAAACCTTGTATATCTTGGATGAGCCGACAACGGGTTTGCATTTCCACGACATTAAACAACTATTGCAAGTTATCCACCGCCTGCGTGATCACGGCAACACCATAGTAGTGATTGAGCATAATTTAGACGTGGTGAAAACCGCAGACTGGATTGTTGATCTTGGCCCAGAAGGTGGCTCTGGTGGCGGAGAAATTCTGGTTACTGGTAGCCCAGAGCAAGTCGCAGAGCATCCAAGCTCGCATACAGCGCGCTTCCTAAAACCTTTGTTGTAA
- a CDS encoding GNAT family N-acetyltransferase translates to MKKTINIRAMSTADLPTIKQIIAENQLFPAHYLDEMSHGYFSQQTPEYWLVAECKQGEVVGVAYSAPEQMTAGTWNLLMIAVAKSHQGQGVGSQLMFATETKLRSMQTRILLVETSSLPAYELTRRFYPKLGYQKIATVPDYYDKGDDKVIFWKSLNR, encoded by the coding sequence GTGAAAAAAACTATCAATATTCGCGCAATGTCAACAGCCGATCTACCAACAATCAAACAGATTATCGCAGAAAACCAACTGTTTCCGGCCCATTATCTGGACGAAATGAGCCATGGCTACTTCTCGCAGCAAACACCTGAGTATTGGCTTGTCGCCGAGTGCAAACAGGGTGAAGTTGTTGGTGTAGCCTATAGCGCGCCAGAGCAAATGACAGCAGGAACCTGGAATTTATTAATGATCGCTGTCGCCAAATCCCATCAGGGACAAGGTGTCGGTTCACAATTGATGTTTGCGACTGAAACGAAGCTTCGCAGTATGCAAACGAGGATTTTGCTGGTTGAAACATCTAGCCTGCCAGCATATGAATTAACTCGACGGTTTTACCCCAAACTTGGCTATCAAAAAATCGCGACCGTGCCTGACTATTACGATAAAGGCGATGATAAAGTTATCTTTTGGAAGTCTTTAAACCGTTAA
- a CDS encoding fused MFS/spermidine synthase codes for MGVELLGGRILAPFFGSSVHIWGSIITVFMLSLSIGYLYGGKLSTRDANLSRYGIIFIIAGVLVLPIALWANPIMEWIFVAIEDSRYGSLAAASALFLLPTIVLGMISPYSVRLLVTNKEQSGQVAGILYFVSTLGSALGTIFTSFYFVLWFEVNTLIVSYSLLLVALGSVAITCQKAAQQTSNNSAAEVIHES; via the coding sequence ATGGGGGTAGAGCTGCTTGGTGGTCGTATTCTCGCACCATTTTTTGGCAGCAGCGTGCATATTTGGGGCAGCATTATTACTGTGTTTATGCTGAGCCTGTCGATTGGCTACTTATATGGCGGTAAGCTATCAACCCGTGATGCTAACCTTAGCCGCTACGGGATTATTTTTATCATTGCCGGTGTGTTGGTATTGCCCATTGCCCTGTGGGCAAACCCGATAATGGAGTGGATATTTGTGGCGATAGAGGACAGCCGCTATGGCTCGCTTGCCGCAGCAAGTGCCTTATTTCTGCTACCAACCATAGTACTTGGTATGATTTCACCTTATTCAGTGCGTTTACTGGTTACCAATAAAGAACAAAGTGGCCAAGTGGCGGGTATTCTCTATTTTGTTAGTACGTTAGGCTCAGCGCTTGGCACAATATTCACTTCCTTCTATTTCGTCTTGTGGTTTGAAGTAAATACCTTGATTGTCAGTTACAGTTTGCTGCTGGTGGCACTCGGTAGTGTGGCCATTACCTGCCAGAAAGCCGCTCAGCAAACATCCAATAACAGTGCAGCCGAGGTGATTCATGAAAGTTAG
- a CDS encoding FMN-binding negative transcriptional regulator: MHVPEKWRIQAPSDIADIINRYSFATVVSPSLDATHVPLIYDQAQNCLIGHIARNNPHKKVAENSDVLAIFHGPHDYIDPTWYQSKPAVPTWNYVAVHVHGSLHWLDEVQTIEAVQQLVQKYQPALLHEQELDEQALDEQALNTDSQLTMPLDYQHKLAKGIIGFCIDIDRVEAKAKLGQHRSQADQLGTVKGLMNSKSPDAQQLLAIMEQLSLGLGK; this comes from the coding sequence ATGCACGTTCCAGAAAAATGGCGAATTCAAGCGCCGAGTGATATTGCTGACATTATCAATCGATACAGCTTTGCGACTGTCGTTTCCCCCAGCTTAGACGCCACACATGTACCGCTAATATACGACCAAGCACAAAACTGCTTAATCGGTCATATCGCCCGCAATAATCCCCATAAAAAAGTGGCCGAAAACTCTGATGTGTTGGCAATATTCCATGGCCCACACGACTATATCGACCCGACTTGGTATCAAAGTAAACCTGCCGTACCCACATGGAATTATGTTGCTGTGCATGTTCATGGCAGCTTGCACTGGCTTGATGAGGTGCAAACCATAGAAGCGGTTCAACAGTTAGTTCAAAAATATCAGCCTGCGCTATTACACGAGCAAGAGTTAGACGAACAAGCATTGGATGAACAAGCGCTAAATACTGATAGCCAACTCACCATGCCGCTGGATTACCAGCATAAACTCGCTAAAGGCATTATCGGTTTTTGCATTGATATCGACCGCGTCGAAGCTAAGGCCAAGCTCGGGCAACATCGCAGCCAAGCGGATCAACTGGGGACAGTGAAAGGGTTAATGAATAGCAAGAGCCCAGACGCTCAGCAGCTACTCGCGATTATGGAGCAGCTTTCACTGGGGCTTGGTAAGTAG
- a CDS encoding lytic transglycosylase domain-containing protein, with translation MLIAASALAASSAKAEESVYRYHSEQGVLSFSDIEPVDTYYETVKFGCYACGVYSEIDWLETKLYPYAYYKEIEGMADYYQVDANLVRAIIHAESHFRKDVISKQGAQGLMQLMPATARELGVVNPFDPQQNIRGGVKHLAKLTKKYYGNIRMVAAAYNAGEGSVEKYNGIPPYAETQVYIERVEILHKRYSKII, from the coding sequence TTGCTGATAGCAGCAAGCGCGCTGGCCGCCAGCAGTGCTAAGGCAGAAGAAAGTGTTTATCGCTACCACTCTGAGCAAGGCGTGCTGTCGTTTTCTGACATTGAGCCTGTCGATACTTATTACGAAACCGTCAAATTTGGCTGCTATGCCTGTGGCGTTTATTCCGAAATTGACTGGCTAGAAACTAAGCTCTACCCATACGCCTACTACAAAGAAATCGAAGGCATGGCTGACTACTACCAAGTGGATGCCAATCTCGTACGCGCCATTATTCATGCCGAATCGCACTTTCGCAAAGATGTGATTTCCAAGCAAGGTGCACAGGGGTTAATGCAGTTAATGCCAGCGACTGCGCGCGAACTTGGCGTGGTCAACCCATTTGATCCGCAGCAAAATATTCGTGGTGGCGTGAAACACCTCGCCAAGTTGACAAAGAAATACTACGGTAATATTCGCATGGTTGCCGCCGCATATAACGCTGGCGAAGGCTCAGTAGAGAAGTACAACGGCATTCCGCCATATGCCGAAACTCAGGTATATATTGAACGGGTTGAGATATTGCATAAGCGATATAGCAAAATCATTTAA
- a CDS encoding spermidine synthase, with protein sequence MKVSVYVASLLLVLGLAGHAVQAKVIHQERSLYRNILVEDTGNLRCLKFNVKSKKTNQSCFLKSEPNRLVFNYTKLMFSGMIVNPNPERILIVGLGGGTMSNTLHQLLPTAEIENVEIDPAVIKVARQYFSFVENDQVTSQVKDGRIFIKRALLKKQQYDWIILDAFNGDYIPEHLMTKEFLQETKALLSANGVITANTFSISDLYDYESATYQAVFGDFYQVKNNKNDNRIILTTKNGLPKPNQLEANLASLHDRLRPYDVNILKVFNSFTDKQDWPSDTPLLTDQYSPANLLNQ encoded by the coding sequence ATGAAAGTTAGTGTTTACGTTGCGAGTTTGCTCTTAGTGCTTGGCTTAGCAGGTCATGCCGTGCAAGCAAAAGTGATTCACCAAGAAAGATCCTTGTATCGCAATATTTTGGTAGAAGACACAGGCAACCTTCGCTGTCTTAAATTCAATGTCAAGAGCAAGAAAACCAATCAAAGCTGTTTTCTGAAATCGGAGCCAAATCGATTGGTGTTCAATTACACCAAATTAATGTTCTCCGGCATGATAGTGAACCCCAACCCAGAGCGTATTTTAATTGTCGGTTTAGGGGGCGGTACTATGTCGAACACCCTGCACCAATTGCTACCCACTGCAGAAATTGAAAACGTTGAAATAGACCCAGCCGTGATCAAAGTGGCTCGCCAGTATTTTAGTTTCGTTGAAAATGATCAGGTTACCAGCCAAGTTAAAGACGGCCGTATTTTTATCAAGCGCGCATTGCTGAAAAAACAGCAGTACGACTGGATTATTTTAGACGCTTTTAATGGCGACTATATTCCCGAACACTTGATGACGAAAGAGTTTTTACAGGAAACCAAAGCGCTGCTGTCCGCAAATGGGGTGATCACCGCTAACACTTTTTCTATTAGCGATTTATATGATTATGAATCAGCAACTTACCAAGCCGTGTTTGGTGACTTTTACCAAGTAAAAAACAATAAGAATGACAACCGCATCATTTTAACCACGAAAAATGGCTTACCCAAGCCAAATCAGCTAGAAGCAAACTTGGCATCACTTCACGATCGCTTGCGCCCTTACGACGTTAACATTCTCAAAGTATTTAACAGCTTTACTGACAAGCAAGACTGGCCTAGTGATACACCATTGCTAACGGATCAATACTCACCTGCGAACTTGTTGAACCAGTAG